From Pelosinus fermentans DSM 17108, the proteins below share one genomic window:
- a CDS encoding ABC transporter ATP-binding protein codes for MTITLRNVTKEYHMGDIIVRALAGVNLEITAGELTAIMGPSGSGKSTLMNILGCLDIPTSGSYTIDGQEVGTLNDDELAITRNKKIGFVFQNFNLLPRMSALQNVALPMVYAGVNKKDRMETAARALSMVGLEDRRDHRPNELSGGQRQRVAIARSLVNNPAIIMADEPTGNLDTKSGNEIMEIFCNLNNQGRTIILVTHEPEIADFTRRILHVRDGEIVRDETRGEAKQCSGKVF; via the coding sequence ATGACAATTACTTTAAGAAACGTAACAAAAGAATATCACATGGGTGACATTATTGTGCGTGCGTTGGCAGGGGTGAATTTGGAGATTACAGCTGGTGAATTAACTGCTATTATGGGGCCTTCGGGATCAGGGAAATCCACATTGATGAACATACTAGGATGTCTTGATATTCCCACCAGCGGATCGTATACCATAGATGGACAGGAAGTTGGAACATTAAATGATGATGAACTGGCAATTACACGCAATAAAAAGATTGGTTTTGTATTTCAAAATTTTAATCTGCTGCCTCGTATGTCTGCCTTACAAAATGTGGCTTTACCCATGGTATATGCGGGTGTAAACAAGAAAGACCGCATGGAAACTGCCGCCCGGGCTTTGTCTATGGTTGGTTTAGAGGATCGGCGGGATCATCGTCCCAATGAATTGTCAGGAGGGCAGCGGCAGCGTGTAGCCATTGCCCGGTCACTGGTGAATAATCCGGCAATTATTATGGCGGATGAGCCTACAGGTAATCTGGACACGAAGTCCGGCAATGAGATTATGGAAATCTTCTGTAACCTAAATAATCAAGGGAGAACCATCATCTTGGTTACTCATGAACCTGAAATTGCAGATTTCACCAGAAGGATACTCCATGTTCGTGATGGTGAAATTGTTCGTGATGAAACACGAGGGGAGGCAAAACAATGTTCTGGGAAAGTGTTTTAA
- a CDS encoding ABC transporter permease produces MFWESVLIAFEGLKANKLRAILTMLGIIIGVGAVVAMISLGLGVQQKVQNSIAGLGSNLLIVMPGANSPSGGVRLAAGSNITLTKQDAKAIGQQISGINAVAPAVSQQFQIIYGNQNWNTSVQGTTPEFLEIRNFEVASGTFFSTSDEDTRARVAVIGETVAANLFGEISPVGQTMRIGQAPFRVIGVLGSKGQSSMGSDQDDVIIVPLTTAQERLMGISYVHNISIQVESDDIMDKVQEDVTTLLRSRHHLAQNTTDDFTVRNLTALMTTMKETTATLTLFLGSVAAISLLVGGIGIMNIMLVSVTERTREIGIRKALGATYNNILLQFIIEAVVIGVTGGILGILLGIAGARIVSMVAGWSTVISIAAIIGAFSVSVMIGLFFGIYPARKAALLDPIDALRYE; encoded by the coding sequence ATGTTCTGGGAAAGTGTTTTAATTGCTTTTGAGGGACTAAAAGCCAATAAGCTTCGTGCAATCCTTACGATGCTGGGGATCATCATTGGTGTAGGCGCCGTTGTTGCTATGATATCCCTCGGATTAGGAGTGCAGCAAAAAGTCCAAAACTCCATTGCAGGTTTAGGCAGCAATCTTCTGATCGTTATGCCGGGAGCTAATTCACCTTCAGGAGGTGTGCGTCTGGCAGCGGGATCGAACATTACGTTAACTAAGCAAGATGCGAAAGCCATTGGTCAGCAAATTAGCGGGATCAATGCAGTAGCACCTGCTGTCAGCCAGCAGTTTCAAATTATTTATGGGAATCAAAACTGGAATACCAGTGTTCAAGGGACTACCCCCGAATTTTTGGAAATACGCAATTTTGAAGTTGCTTCGGGAACTTTTTTTAGTACAAGTGACGAAGATACTCGGGCGCGAGTTGCTGTAATTGGTGAAACGGTAGCTGCTAATTTGTTCGGGGAAATTAGTCCGGTAGGACAGACTATGCGAATTGGTCAGGCTCCCTTTCGTGTAATCGGAGTTCTGGGCAGTAAAGGGCAGTCATCCATGGGGTCTGACCAGGACGATGTGATTATTGTACCTTTAACTACCGCACAAGAACGTCTTATGGGCATATCCTATGTACATAACATTAGTATTCAGGTAGAAAGTGATGACATCATGGATAAAGTCCAGGAGGATGTTACGACCCTATTGCGGTCACGCCATCACTTGGCACAAAATACGACGGATGATTTTACCGTTCGTAATTTAACAGCACTTATGACCACGATGAAAGAGACTACAGCAACTCTTACCTTATTTCTCGGAAGTGTTGCTGCGATTTCATTGCTGGTAGGCGGCATTGGTATTATGAATATCATGCTGGTATCTGTAACGGAACGGACTCGAGAAATCGGCATACGTAAAGCATTAGGTGCAACCTATAACAATATTTTGCTGCAGTTTATTATAGAAGCCGTTGTGATTGGTGTTACAGGCGGAATATTGGGAATTCTTCTTGGCATAGCAGGGGCTCGGATAGTTTCTATGGTAGCAGGCTGGAGTACGGTGATTTCCA